From the genome of Elusimicrobiaceae bacterium, one region includes:
- a CDS encoding EutN/CcmL family microcompartment protein: protein MKLAEVTGRVFCARQYGALDGKKLLLIRPLDWMTGEPDGDTLVAADCVGAGWKEKVFFVQSREAAVAFDGFDGETASNGELPPVDAAIIGIVDGWQAGGKKFKQAGQCS, encoded by the coding sequence ATGAAACTGGCCGAGGTGACGGGCCGGGTATTCTGCGCGCGCCAGTACGGCGCGCTCGACGGCAAGAAACTGCTGCTCATCCGTCCGCTCGACTGGATGACCGGCGAGCCGGACGGCGACACGCTGGTCGCGGCGGACTGCGTCGGCGCGGGCTGGAAGGAAAAGGTTTTTTTCGTGCAGTCGCGCGAAGCGGCGGTGGCGTTTGACGGGTTCGACGGCGAAACCGCCTCGAACGGAGAGCTTCCTCCGGTGGACGCGGCTATAATCGGCATTGTGGACGGCTGGCAGGCCGGCGGAAAAAAGTTTAAACAGGCGGGGCAATGTTCATAG